From the genome of Triticum aestivum cultivar Chinese Spring chromosome 3B, IWGSC CS RefSeq v2.1, whole genome shotgun sequence, one region includes:
- the LOC123069261 gene encoding CBL-interacting protein kinase 5, with translation MERKSTILMNRYELGRMLGQGTFAKVYHARSLATNQSVAIKVIDKEKVLRVGMIDQIKREISIMRLVRHPNIVQLHEVMASKSKIYFAMEYVRGGELFARVAKGRLKEDAARKYFQQLIGAVDFCHSRDVYHRDLKPENLLVDEHGNLKVSDFGLSALKECQKQDGLLHTTCGTPAYVAPEIINKKGYDGEKADIWSCGVILFVLLAGYLPFQDSNLMEMYRKISKGDVRYPQWFSSDARKILSRLLDPNPNTRITMDKLIEHPWFKKGYKPAVTLATPRASKDLNDVQAAFSTDRKDGEGNRAQQPNSPLKPASLNAFDIISLSKGFDLSGLFEKDQEQKSNSRFMTQKPASAIVSKLEQIAETESFKVKKQDGLVTLQGSKEGRKGQLAIDAEIFEVTPSFYVVEVKKSAGDTLEYERFCKKGLRPSLKDICWNGPSEEKLPSVSESVPPTPSSKSTKRNGI, from the coding sequence ATGGAGAGGAAGTCCACCATTCTCATGAACCGGTACGAGCTTGGTCGTATGCTCGGGCAAGGCACCTTCGCCAAGGTGTACCATGCGCGGAGCCTTGCGACCAACCAGAGCGTCGCCATCAAGGTCATTGACAAGGAGAAGGTGTTGCGTGTCGGCATGATTGACCAGATCAAGCGGGAGATCTCCATCATGCGCCTGGTTCGTCATCCAAACATCGTCCAGCTGCATGAGGTCATGGCCAGCAAGAGCAAGATATACTTTGCCATGGAGTATGTCCGGGGCGGCGAGCTCTTTGCCAGGGTGGCCAAGGGCCGGCTCAAGGAAGATGCTGCAAGGAAGTACTTTCAACAGTTGATAGGGGCTGTGGACTTCTGCCACAGCCGTGATGTCTATCACCGGGACCTCAAGCCGGAGAACCTCCTCGTGGATGAGCACGGAAACCTCAAGGTGTCCGACTTCGGGTTGAGTGCCCTCAAGGAGTGTCAGAAGCAAGATGGGCTGCTGCACACAACGTGCGGCACACCTGCATATGTTGCGCCAGAGATAATCAACAAGAAGGGCTATGATGGAGAAAAGGCAGACATATGGTCTTGCGGTGTCATACTTTTTGTTCTGCTTGCTGGCTACCTCCCATTCCAAGACTCAAATTTGATGGAGATGTACCGGAAGATCAGCAAAGGTGATGTCAGGTATCCACAGTGGTTCAGTTCTGATGCCCGGAAGATTCTATCCAGGCTGCTCGACCCAAATCCAAACACAAGGATCACCATGGACAAGCTCATTGAGCACCCGTGGTTCAAGAAAGGGTACAAACCAGCAGTGACTCTGGCAACGCCACGTGCCTCAAAGGATCTTAATGATGTCCAGGCTGCTTTCAGCACGGACCGCAAGGATGGTGAAGGCAACAGGGCACAACAACCAAATAGCCCATTGAAGCCAGCGAGCTTGAATGCGTTTGACATAATCTCCCTCTCCAAAGGTTTTGATCTCTCTGGCCTATTTGAGAAGGACCAAGAGCAGAAGTCGAACTCGCGGTTCATGACCCAAAAACCCGCATCAGCAATAGTGTCAAAGCTGGAGCAGATAGCTGAGACAGAGTCCTTCAAGGTGAAGAAGCAGGACGGACTGGTGACGCTGCAGGGATCCAAAGAAGGGAGGAAGGGGCAGCTTGCGATTGATGCGGAGATCTTTGAAGTGACTCCATCCTTCTATGTTGTTGAGGTGAAGAAGTCGGCAGGAGACACATTGGAGTACGAACGGTTCTGCAAAAAGGGCCTACGGCCTTCTCTCAAGGACATCTGCTGGAACGGTCCGTCAGAGGAAAAGCTTCCATCAGTATCGGAGTCAGTACCTCCAACTCCGTCCTCCAAGTCGACCAAAAGAAATGGCATTTAA
- the LOC123069263 gene encoding uncharacterized protein: MSAAGEASTTVLRFFSFIGAGVICTKAINMYLDHERKQEEASAAAEAAAAAATSDSAVLVAADASPASAVAAAKP, from the exons ATGTCCGCCGCCGGCGAAGCCTCCACCACGGTTCTCCGCTTCTTCTCCTTCATCGGCGCCGGGG TGATCTGCACCAAGGCCATCAACATGTATCTCGACCACGAGCGCAAGCAGGAGGAGGCGTCCGCCGCGGCTGAGGCAGCAGCGGCCGCAGCCACTTCCGACTCCGCCGTGTTGGTAGCAGCCGACGCGTCTCCCGcgagcgccgtcgccgccgcaaagCCCTGA